The DNA sequence AAAGCTAAAGGTATGCTAACCTAAAAATTTACGGTTTGGTTAGTCATTCATATCATTAACGGGGTTAAATTTGAGGAGGGCACAATCAATGGGGGCCAAAGAAGAAAAGTTTATCCTTTGGTTTGATGAAATCAGCATGGCTGACACTCAACTGGTGGGGGCCAAGATAGCCTCGTTGGGGGAGATGATCCGCAATTTGGCCGCCAAAAGCATCCTGGTTCCCAACGGTTTTGCCATTACGGCCCGAGCCTATCGATATTTTTTAAAGACCGCCGGTATCGAAAAGAGTATCCGGCAGATATTGGACGGCCTGGACACCAGTGATATGAACGACCTCCTGCGGCGGGGCAAGAGGGTGCGTGACATTATCCTCGATGCCCCCCTGCCCTCCGCCTTAGTGGCCGAAATCGGCAAATCCTATGAAGAACTGGAAGACCTGTATGGACTGTCCGGTACTGACCTGGATGTGGCGGTGCGTTCCTCCGCCGTGGCCCAGGATCTCCCCGACGCCTCTTTTGCCGGTCAGCAAGAGACCTTCCTTAATGTCCGTGGCAGGATCTCTCTGATTCGGGCGGTAAAGCGCTGTTTTGCCTCCCTGTTCACCAATCGCGCCATCAGCTATCGGCACGACAAGGGCTTTGATCAGTTCAACCTGGCCTTATCCGTAGGCGTGCAAAAGATGGTACGTTCCGATTCCGCCTGTTCCGGGGTTTTATCTTCCGTCGACACCGATTCCGGTTTTCAGGACATCGTCGATATCACCGGCACCTATGGATTAGGCGAAACTATTATTCAAGGACAGGTAACGCCGGATGAGTATCAGGTCTTTAAACCTACCCTGAAGATGGAGAAATATCCCATCGTCAGCAAAAAGATGGGCGATCACAAGATCAAAATGGTGTATACCGAAGACGAGACCAGGCCGGTACGCACAATCGCTACCTCAGAAGAAGAGCAGCGCCGCTACGTCCTCACTGACGCAGAAATCATCACCCTGGCCCGTTGGGCCTGCATTATAGAAGACCATTACACTGAAACCACCGGTTATTTCCGGCCCATGGCCATTGAATGGGCCAAAGACGGAGATGGCAGGGCAGTAGGCACCGGCCATCTCTATATTGTTCAGGCTCAGCCGGAGACCGTCCATTCGCAGCGTGATTTCACTGTCATTGAAAATTATTATCTTCCGGCGCGCAGCCAGGTCATTGTTCAGGGACAGGCAGTAGGCGCCAAAATTGGCCAGGGACCGGCCCGCATCATTGAGAGCTCGGCTTCGCTGGCCCAATTTCAGCCGGGCGAAGTCCTGGTGACAGACATGACTGACCCGGATTGGGAGCCGATCATGCGAGGAGCAGCGGCTATTGTCACCAATCGGGGCGGCCGCACCTGCCACGCCGCCATCGTCTCCCGGGAACTTGGCATCCCGTGCGTTATCGGTACCGAAAAAGGCACCAATCTCATCCACGATGGTCAGCCAATCACCGTCTGTTGTGCTGAAGGCGAGGAGGGGAAAATCTATGAGGGCCTGCTCGAATTTCAGGTAGAGCGTATTGACCTTAAATCCCTGCCCCCCACCCGCACCAGGATCATGATGAATATCGGCATTCCTGAAAAAGCCTTCCTGGATTGCCAGATACCTAATGCTGGCGTCGGCCTGGCCAGACAGGAATTTATTATTAACTCTCATATCGGGATTCATCCTCTGGCCTTGGTGTACTATGAACAATTGCAGGAAAGAGCTGCCTCCGATCCTCTGGTAGCTAGCGAGCTTGAGAAGATCGAGGCACGCACTTTACTGTATGAAGACAAAAAAGAATTTTTCATCGAACGCCTGGCTCAAGGGGTTGGTCGCATCGCCGCCGCCTTCTTTCCGAAAGATGTCATTGTCCGGCTGTCCGACTTCAAATCCAACGAATATGCGAATCTCATCGGCGGCGGGCTCTTCGAACCGGCGGAGTCAAATCCGATGTTGGGTTGGCGGGGTGCCTCCCGTTACTACGATCCTGTCTTTAAACCCGCTTTTGCCCTGGAATGTTTGGCGCTCAGTCGGGTTCGCAATGACATGGGGCTCAATAATGTCAAGATCATGGTGCCATTCTGTCGAACTCCAGCGGAGGGCCGCCAGGTCATCGAGGTCATGCGGGAATACGGCCTGGTCCGGGGCGAAAATAACCTGGAAGTGTACGTGATGTGTGAAATTCCCGGCAATGTTATCCTGGGGGATGAATTTGCTCAGGTTTTTGATGGGTTTTCCATCGGCTCTAATGACCTGACGCAACTGACCCTGGGTATTGATCGGGATTCGGAGCTGGTCGCTCATCTGTTCGATGAACGAAATCCCGCAGTCAAACGTATGATTCAGAATATCATCGCCACCGCCAAGCAATATAATCGCAAGATCGGCATCTGTGGCCAGGCTCCGAGCGATTTTCCTGATTTTGCCACTTATCTGGTGGAATGTGGCATTGACTCCATCAGCCTGACTCCCGATTCGGTTATCAAGACCATGCTGGAAATTGCCAGGAAGGAAGCAGAATTGGGTTAAAAGCAGAGGTTATTCCAATTCGCGGTCAAAGGTAGATTCCTATTGTTGGGGCAAATTTTGTCTTCGCCTTCGGCTGTGGCTGAAAACAAGGTTTCCCCCGGCATTTTGATACCTTTTGCAGTGCGGATCGGTATCCGTAGTCGGCGACCAATGGTCGGATGAGCAATCAGTTTTATATTGACCGTTAACTCTTGATCCTGTTTTTTTAGCCCATCATGCGGGTAACACTGATGACGCTTTTGATCCGCTTAATGGCACTCAGGACCTTGGCCAGATGGGTGGTATCAGTCACCTCGAGGGTAAACAGGGAGATGCCTTTCTGGTCTACCGTGGTCTCAATGTTGGCTTTCAGAACATTGGCCTCGGCCTGTTTCAGGGCGCTGCTGATGTCGGCCAACAGGCCGGGTTTATCTACGGTAACAATCTGGATACGCACCGGATGCCGACCGGCGGCCACACCGTCCCACGAAGCCGGCAGGTGGCGGAGGCTTTCCGTCCGGGCCAGTACCGGACAGTCGGACCGGTGAATGGTAACGCCCTTGCCGCGGGTGATATATCCCCTGATATCATCACCAGGGATAGGATTGCAGCAGCGGGCCAGATTGATCAGGATATCGTCCAGACCCTTGACGCTGATTCCGCCCTTATCGGCGGCGGGCACCTTGGCCGCGGTCTTTGAAAGCCAGACGTCTTCTTCCGGCGCCTGCTCCTCCTTGGGCAAAATCCGGCCAATTACCTGGGCGGCGGACACTTTCCCGAAACCGATCCCAGCCAGCAAATCCTCGACCCGCACATAGGACATCTCCTGGGCCGCTTTCTGCAGTTCATCGCCCGATTTAAGCATTTTTCCCAGATTCAGACCCGCCTTACGAAACTCCCGCTCTAAGATTTCTTTGCCGAAGGCAACGCTCCGCTCCCGCTCTGCTGTCTTGAGCCACTGTCTGATCTTACTCCGGGCCCTGGTGGTGCGCACGAACTGAAGCCAATCCCGACTCGGAACATGAGTGGGAGAGGTAATGATCTCCACACTGTCGCCATGCTGCAGCTCATATTTCAGAGGCACCATACGCCCGTTGACCCGAGCGCCGGTGCAGTGATGGCCGACCTCCGTATGGATGGCGTAGGCAAAATCCACCGGGGTGGAGCCTCGGGGGAGTTCCTTGATTTGACCTTTGGGGGTAAAGACAAAAACTTCTTCGGGGTAAAGCTCCATCCGGACGGTATTGAGGAAATCCTGGGGATTGGTCAGATCTTTCTGCCATTCGATTATCTGTCGCAGCCAGGAAAAACGGAGATTGTCGTCCTGCTGCACCTGGCGACGTTCCTTATAAGCCCAATGGGCGGCGATCCCCTCTTCAGCGATCCGGTTCATCCCTTCGGTACGGATCTGAATTTCCATCCGCTCCCCGTATGGCCCGATGACGGTAGTATGAAGGGACTGATACTTATTGGCCTTGGGCATGGCGATGTAATCTTTAAAGCGGTTGGGCACCGGCCGCCAGAGGGAGTGGATCAGGCCTAGGGTTTCATAACATTCCGATAAGGTCTTCAAGACAATGCGAAAGGCAATGAGGTCGTAGACCTGGTCCAGGCTGATCTGCTGGGCGATCATTTTGCGATAGATGCCGTACAAATGTTTGGGACGGCCTTTGACCTCGCCCACAAGATGATGTTCGCCGAGTTTCTGGTTAATAATTTCACTGATTTCTTTAATATATTGCTCCCGCTCCCCCCGTTTGCGGGCCAGGCCATCTTGGATCTGCTGATAGATTTCGGGTTCTAAATAATAAAAGGCCAAATCTTCCAATTCTGCTTTTATCCGCCCCATACCCAACCGCCCTGCCAGGGGAGCAAAGATGTCCAGGGTCTCCTGAGAGATGCGCTTTTGACTTTCCGGTTTCATATAGCCCAGGGTGCGCATATTATGCACCCGGTCGGCTAATTTGACCAAGATGACCCGGATGTCATGGGCCATGGCCAGGATCATCTTCCGGATGTACTCCGCCTGCTGGTCGATTTTTTTATCAAAAGAGATTTGGCTGATCTTAGTAACGCCGTTGATAATGTCGGTGACTTCCTCGCCAAAGATCTCATCCAAGTCATCGAGGGACGTGTTGGTATCCTCGACGGTATCGTGGAGCAGACCACAGGCTACTGAGACCGGATCAAGACCCATCTGGGCCAGGAGATAAGCAACTTCCAGGGGGTGGCTGAGGTAGGGTTGCCCGCTCAGGCGAGTCTGACCTTCATGGGAGCGGGCTGAGAAGATATAGGCTTTTTGGATGAGCGAAACATCCGCTTCGGGATGGTGGCTGAGCACTTCGTCAATTATATCATTGATACGGATAATTCTGACCATGGTGGCCTAAGTGGGGCGGATCATCTCTGCCTGAATATGATCTTGGAGATACGCAACGAGGCTGGCAAGGGGGATTAACTGGACTGCGCGGGACCGCCGTTGGCGGACTTCCGCAGCACCCTGGGCCAGCGTTTTGGGACCGAGAACTACCCGCACGGGGATACCCAACAGATCGCCATCCTTAAATTTAATGCCGGGACGTTCGTTCCGATCATCAAACAACACTTCGATGCCGGCTGCACGTATCTCCTGATAGAGGCGGCTGGCGACGGCCATAGTGTCGACATCGTTTGCGGCGATAGGGACTAAAAGAACCTGAAAAGGAGCCAAGGGCATCGGAAAGATGATGCCGTCCAAATCGTGGTTCTGTTCAATGGCCGCCGCCACAATGCGACTGACACCGATACCGTAGCAACCCATAAACATATACTGCTCACGCCCCTGGTCGTCGAGGAAGGTGGCTTTCAGAGCCTTGGAATATTTATAGCCCAACTTGAAGACATGGCCGACCTCGATACCCCGAAGGAATTCGAGGGCAGCACCACACCGGGGGCAGGGGTCCGAATTCGAAGCCTGCCGCAGATCGGCAAATCCTTTTACTACTAAATCCCGATCAAAGTTTACGTTGATTATATGATAATCATTCTCATTCGCCCCCGCTACTAGATTTACCGCTGACCCGAGGCCGTAATCTGCATAAATGGGAAGGTTGAGCCCCACCGGACCGGCAAAACCTACGGCGGCGTTGGTTTCCTGTCGAATAACCTCCTCTGGGGCCAAAAAGAGTTCGCTCACCTGGAGAAAATTCTTCAGCTTGACCTCATTGACCTCGTGGTCGCCCCGCAGGAGGACTGCCACGGCACCCTCATCGGTCTGATAAATCATGGTTTTTAGAACTCTATCAGGCGTTGTCTGCAGAAAATCGGCTACCTCGCTAACGGAGCGGACTCCAGGGGTATGCACCTTTTCCAGTGGCAGCAGCGGTTCAACCGGAAGGCTGGATTCTGTCGGCAGGATTTCAGCTTTCTCCAGATTGGCCGCATAGGCACAGGCGGTGCACGACACCACAACGTCTTCCCCGGTCTCAGCCAATACCATGAATTCATGGGAAAAACTGCCGCCGATAGGACCGGAGTCGGCTTCGACGGTTTTAAAACGCAGCCCGCACCGGGAAAAAATGCGGGTATAGGCGTCGTACATGGCCCGATACGTCTGATCGGCGCCGGCTTCGTCGATATCGAAACTGTAACCGTCCTTCATGATAAACTCCCGGCCACGGATCAGACCGAAGCGGGGGCGGATTTCATCCCGGAATTTGGTCTGAATCTGATAGAGATTCAGCGGCAGTTGGCGATAGGAATGCACCTCCCGGCGTACCAGGTCGGTGATTACTTCCTCATGGGTGGGACCGAAACAGTAATCACGGTCATGCCGATCCTGGAAGCGCAGCAGCTCTTTGCCATAAATCTGCCAGCGCCCTGATTCCTGCCAGAGTTCAGCCGGCTGCACGGCCGGCAAGAGCAGCTCCTGCGCCCCGGCGCAATTCATTTCCTCCCGGACAATAGCCTCAACCTTGCGCAAAACCATCAGACCCAAGGGGAGGTAGTCGTAAATGCCAGAAGTCAACTTGCGGATCATCCCGGCCCGCAACAATAGTTGATGAGAGACGGTTTCAGCCTCAGCCGGAGTTTCTTTCAGAGTGGGGAGCAACATCTTCGAATAATACATCAACATCTCCTTGCCGATCCATGGGAACATCCCGCAGTAGAAAACTATTTTGGATTATAACTTATTTGCCAGCGTTTAGCTATAGTTCTAGCAGCTTAGGGCGAATCCCGGATTCGCCCTTACAATAAGAATCTCTCGATAATTGCCATTACCTGTTGATCCCCCGCGAACACAGAAAATCATTTACCGGTAGCACAGGCTTTCTAACCTGAGCAAAACTTATTTTCAAAGAATGCCAGTAGGCGGGATGCGCTCCGCTTTCCCGCCCTACTACACTGCAGCACCGGCAGGACCATCCCTAGGAGCGAATCTTGTATTCGCCCCCGGCAACCGAAGTATCACGTTTGGTTAATAGCCATAACTGCTTCATTGTGCCAGGGGAGCCAGAACCCTTTGGCAGGATAGTTCGTAGGCTCTTTCCATAAGACGCTCAAGATTTATTACATCTTCCCGATTATAGCGCCGCAGAGTTTCCAGAGCACTCTGATCACCTCGTTGATAACGTTGCCACAGGAGCACGGCATCATATCCGTCAAGCCCGGCCACATCTAAAGGACGCTCCAGGCCAAACTGCCGTTCAATTCTTTTCAGGCCGCCCTTAATACCCAAACGGGCTAATACAAAACGCAGATCAATCTGAGTCTGCTGAAAGCGCCACCCGTTAAAAAATGTTGCCAAGACCGGAAGGTCAAACTGCGAACCATTGAAGGTAACTAGTATCTGATAATTGCGGATGACCTCCGGGAAATCCGCAAGGTTCTCTCCTAAAATAAATTGGCGGAAACCCCGGCCATCATACAAGCCGATAACAGTCACTGACAGATGCGGCCAGGTCGAGCCGATAGTCTCTATATCCAGATAGGCAGTCTGCGGTCGGTATTGCTCGAACAACCGCCAATGCTCGGCAAAGGGCAGGCGGCGGCCAAAATAGTCCGGGTTCTCAAGATGCTTCAGGGAACTTGCCAGTTCTTTTTGCAGCATCTCTAACCGCAGTGGGCTTAGACCCCGGACTTTTCCCGCCTTCAGGAAATCTTCCCATGTGTGCAACCCTTGACGCCAGAATTGTAGTTCTGTAGCTGGACCGACTTTTGGAAGATGGATAAATGTCTTCTTAAGCATCCCGATGGTAGAGAATGGTAAACCGGACTAAGATTTTTTTAGATAATGGTCATTACTTACCAACAGCTAAAAACCGGAAACCGGAAACTTTATTTTCTAACTAAACGTTCATTGGAGGGATATCCCGGTCTGGAGGACAGGTTTTTCCCGGAAGGGATTATATAAAGGGTCCCCGATAAGGACCTGGCGCCAGGAGAGGTAAGGAATAGTGCGGAAATACACTTCCAGGAGAGGCAACTTACCGGTAAGCAGGAGAGGAAAAAAATCATCCGGGAGAGGAAAGGAATTGAGGTAAGGTTCGGCTACCGGACCCAAAGTGGCCGCCACACCTTTTTCCAGCAGCCGCTTACACCAGACGTTGCTGCCGTGCCGCCGCAGGGTGGTACATTCGGAGCTGGCCACATGGAAGGCAACGGCTCCCTGTTTCCAGGTGAAGGCGTCCACATATTCTCTCAGGGAATACCAGCCGCAGTATAAGGCCGCCTGAGGACAGGAACCCTGAGGAAAAAGCGTTGGCTTATTATCCAGGACCACCGGCAGAGAGGTCTGTTCTTTCAGGATATCATACAGGTTGCGAAGGTGGCCGTCGAAGCGGCCGTAGCCACCCGAATCAGGTTTATCGGGCAGTCCTCGGGCATCGATATAAAAAGTACCGGAAAGTCCGGTCTGTTCTACGGCCAGGGCGTCATCCACCAGACGTTTGGCGATCTCGGGGCTAGGGCCATCCAATCGACCCACCATGAGGGTGGCATCCCGAATACCCCGAATGAAAGGCAACCGGTCATAACGGGCCTGTAAAGGATTCGGCAACCATTGGGCTATTTGATACGGTCCGGCCAGAACCAGAGCTAATTCGCTGTCCACCGCCGCCTTGGTCTGAGGATTTTGGTAAATGTGGATTACCTGTTCCCAAAACTGCAGCTCTCCCAGGAGACCATTGGTGTGGCGGATGGAGGGGGCCAGTTCCAGCGCGGTCTCGGGCAAGACCCCCCGAAAACCGGCTTCTTCCTGCCCCGTCTTCAGGAGAACATAGTGATGGAACTGGGGCGGTAGCGAAACATGCGCCCCCTTCCCCTGCCTGAGAGCCTTCTGGCGGAAGGCTTCGAACTCCGGCTCGGAGCCGGTCAGTTTGATCATCTGGGCGGCGATGTTGGTCCGTTTGAGGTCGAAGCCCCGACGGACTGGTTTTTTCTGGAGGAACTGCCCCGCCCGCTCCACAGTCTCCCGGGTATGACGGACAACCTCCGAAGGCGGCGGGGTCTCTCCGGCCGGAAGTTTTGCCTCGCCCAGCAGGACATCCAGCTGGTTGGTAAGGCGCCAACAGAGGTTGACTAATTCCTGAGCCTTGGTCTGGGCCAGAGTGAGAAATTCCTGATCCAAATTAAACCAATGGGAGAATAACAGATCATCCACTCGCAGGGGAATGCCATAGACCAGAAGTATGGCCGGATGCCTTCCTCCGGTTTGAAACTGTTGCACCTTCCGGCGCACCGGTTCAGCCAGTTGCCTCTCATAGTCATCCCGTATAAAATTTTCACCCGGGGGAACGTCTACAGCCAGGAGATTCTCCGCCGGCACCCGGCGTTTATCGGCATAATAGGAGGCAACAGCCTTACTCTCCGGCAGATTGCGGTTATAGACGATAATGAGATCCTCGGGAGCAAGGGCTGGAACGGGGGTGGGCGAAAAGAGCAACCCGGCCCAGATGAACAGGGCAAGAATAGCGATAGTTTGCATGAGGAAAGTATAATAAATTAGAGGAGCAATGCCCACTAAATATTATGCATCTCTATCCCGCCAGATGGGAATTCCGTGACAACCTCACAGCCGTTGGGTTTGCCGGAGGAAGGTCTCGAATAGTCTATCGCTTAATAATATCCGGATGTTATCAAAATTCTTGCTGACACTCCGGCTAAATATCGAACGGGTTAAGTATACACAGCTCACCACGCCCGTAATGATAGCGGAGGAAAAGATGATTTTTGCAGGAACCTCTATGATATAATTTAATGCACACTGGTTAAAAGGACATTACCATGAGCGGCTTAGGAAAGACTTTAATACTTTTCGGACTCATTCTGGCCGGTATCGGCCTGATCCTGATAATCGCCCCCAAAATTCCCTGGCTGGGGAAACTGCCGGGAGATATCACGATTGAACGCGAAAAATTCACTCTGTATTTTCCGCTCGGCACCTGTATTGTTGTCAGCATCATCCTGACCCTCCTGTTTTCCCTATTCCGCCGCTAGCGGGCAGTGACATCCGATCCAGGTCAGGTTTATCTTACCTGCCATTCCAAGTGGGCAATGGCGCCGAAATATCTTTCCCTGCGAGGCGCCTTTTTTAATTCCGCCTGGCCTGATCGTCTCACTCTCCCTTAAATATCGGCGCCCGCTTTTCCAGAAAGGCCTTTTTCCCCTCGATGTAGTCTTCGCTATCCCAGACCAGACGGCGCAGGCCCTGGATACGTTCGAAGGTCTCCGGATTGAGGGCCAGGGCATTGCTGAAAATCCGGAGCTGCTCTTTGATGACGGAGACGCTCAGGGGCGAATTGCGGGCGATGGCTCCGGCCAGGTCATAGGTAAAGTCTTCCAATTCTGTTGCCGCTACCAGGTGATTTAAGATTCCTAGCCGCAAGGCCCGTTCGGCATTCACCGACTGGGCGGTAAAGAACATTTCCTTGGCCGCGCCCAAGCCGCACCGGTTGATCAGATGCAGAATACCGGAGGGATTGTAGGGAATGCCGAAACGGGATGGCGTAATCGTAAAAGAAGCATTGGGACCGCCGATCAGAATATCACAGATACAGGCCAGTTCGCAGGCTCCGCCCCAGACCCCCCCCTCGATCAGGGCGATGACCGGCGTCGGACAGTTCTGAATCGCCCGGATGATCTTTTCCAAAGGATCATAGTAACCCAAAGGGTCCCGCCCCGGCCGCTCGAGTTCCATGATATCATGCCCGGCGGACCAGACCTTGGCGCCAGGGTGGGCCCGGAAAATAATTACCCGGACTTCTTCATAGAGCAGGCTGTTCATAGCAGTCATAATATCTGCAATAAAGGCCTTACTGAGAGCGTTGCGCCGGTCATAGTTATCAAAAGTAATAATGCCGATAGCGTTGCGCACTTCCTGAATGACCAGAGACATAGAACTCCTCCTCAATCTTTCTCTTTAAATCTCTATCACCATTATGTCATCATATCTAAAACTTGACGTTCGGCAAGAGAACATTTACTATGAAATTATTTCTTATGGATGAAAGGATAGACTATCTTTGACCAGTCATCGGATCATCGTCGGCGACTGCCGCCGGATGCCGGAATTGGCGGATGCCACAGTGCACCTGGTGGTAACCTCGCCACCTTACTGGCAGTTGAAGGACTATGGGCCGAAACAGCAGATCGGCTACGATGACTCCTATGAGGACTACATCAACCATCTCAACCTGGTCTGGCAGGAGTGTTGGCGGGTGCTGCACCCCGGCTGCCGGTTGTGTGTCAATATCGGCGACCAGTTCGCCCGGGCGGCCTACTATGGCCGGTATAAGATCATGCCCATCCGCACCGAGATCATCAAGTTCTGCGAAACCATGGGCTTCGATTACATGGGGGCGATCATCTGGCAGAAGGTCACCACCTGCAACACCAGCGGCGGGGCCACCATCATGGGATCGTTTCCCTTCCCCCGCAACGGTATGCTGAAGCTGGACTATGAGTTTATTTTGATCTTCAAAAAGCCCGGAGCGACACCGCCGGCCTCGGCTGAAGTAAAAGAGCGGTCCCGAATGAGCCAGGAGGAATGGAAAACCTATTTCCAGGGCCACTGGAACTTCCCCGGCGAAAAGCAGTCTAAACACCTGGCCATGTTCCCGGAAGAGCTGCCCCGGCGTCTTATAAAGATGTTTACCTTTGTGGGGGAGACCGTCCTGGACCCATTCTTGGGAAGCGGCACCACCAGCCTGACGGCCAGGAATCTGGGCCGGAATTCGGTGGGCTATGAGATCAACGAGGAATTTCTGCCGATCATTCAGGAGAAATTGGGGCTGCAGCACGGAGCCCTTTTTGGTTCCGATGAGGTTGTACTAACCCAACGGAAAAAGGCTCCTACCGACCATATGACTCGCATCGCCGCCTTGCCGTATGTATTCCATGATCCGATACGCTTTGATAAAAAAAATAACCCGAAAGAAAGGACTTATGGTTCAAAGATTGATTCGACTAGCAGAAAGAAAGAAGATTATTCTCGAGTACGGGAGATTTTATCTCCTACAAGACTGCTTTTGAATAATGGCCAATATATATCTTTACTCGGAATCAAGGAAATTCCAGGAAAAAATGGAGATGCCATAGAATTTCTCAAAAAATTGACTAAGGGTAGTAAAGTGTTTTTCCGGAAGGACGAAAAAGTATCTGAAGA is a window from the Desulfobacca acetoxidans DSM 11109 genome containing:
- the ppsA gene encoding phosphoenolpyruvate synthase, whose translation is MGAKEEKFILWFDEISMADTQLVGAKIASLGEMIRNLAAKSILVPNGFAITARAYRYFLKTAGIEKSIRQILDGLDTSDMNDLLRRGKRVRDIILDAPLPSALVAEIGKSYEELEDLYGLSGTDLDVAVRSSAVAQDLPDASFAGQQETFLNVRGRISLIRAVKRCFASLFTNRAISYRHDKGFDQFNLALSVGVQKMVRSDSACSGVLSSVDTDSGFQDIVDITGTYGLGETIIQGQVTPDEYQVFKPTLKMEKYPIVSKKMGDHKIKMVYTEDETRPVRTIATSEEEQRRYVLTDAEIITLARWACIIEDHYTETTGYFRPMAIEWAKDGDGRAVGTGHLYIVQAQPETVHSQRDFTVIENYYLPARSQVIVQGQAVGAKIGQGPARIIESSASLAQFQPGEVLVTDMTDPDWEPIMRGAAAIVTNRGGRTCHAAIVSRELGIPCVIGTEKGTNLIHDGQPITVCCAEGEEGKIYEGLLEFQVERIDLKSLPPTRTRIMMNIGIPEKAFLDCQIPNAGVGLARQEFIINSHIGIHPLALVYYEQLQERAASDPLVASELEKIEARTLLYEDKKEFFIERLAQGVGRIAAAFFPKDVIVRLSDFKSNEYANLIGGGLFEPAESNPMLGWRGASRYYDPVFKPAFALECLALSRVRNDMGLNNVKIMVPFCRTPAEGRQVIEVMREYGLVRGENNLEVYVMCEIPGNVILGDEFAQVFDGFSIGSNDLTQLTLGIDRDSELVAHLFDERNPAVKRMIQNIIATAKQYNRKIGICGQAPSDFPDFATYLVECGIDSISLTPDSVIKTMLEIARKEAELG
- a CDS encoding RelA/SpoT family protein — protein: MVRIIRINDIIDEVLSHHPEADVSLIQKAYIFSARSHEGQTRLSGQPYLSHPLEVAYLLAQMGLDPVSVACGLLHDTVEDTNTSLDDLDEIFGEEVTDIINGVTKISQISFDKKIDQQAEYIRKMILAMAHDIRVILVKLADRVHNMRTLGYMKPESQKRISQETLDIFAPLAGRLGMGRIKAELEDLAFYYLEPEIYQQIQDGLARKRGEREQYIKEISEIINQKLGEHHLVGEVKGRPKHLYGIYRKMIAQQISLDQVYDLIAFRIVLKTLSECYETLGLIHSLWRPVPNRFKDYIAMPKANKYQSLHTTVIGPYGERMEIQIRTEGMNRIAEEGIAAHWAYKERRQVQQDDNLRFSWLRQIIEWQKDLTNPQDFLNTVRMELYPEEVFVFTPKGQIKELPRGSTPVDFAYAIHTEVGHHCTGARVNGRMVPLKYELQHGDSVEIITSPTHVPSRDWLQFVRTTRARSKIRQWLKTAERERSVAFGKEILEREFRKAGLNLGKMLKSGDELQKAAQEMSYVRVEDLLAGIGFGKVSAAQVIGRILPKEEQAPEEDVWLSKTAAKVPAADKGGISVKGLDDILINLARCCNPIPGDDIRGYITRGKGVTIHRSDCPVLARTESLRHLPASWDGVAAGRHPVRIQIVTVDKPGLLADISSALKQAEANVLKANIETTVDQKGISLFTLEVTDTTHLAKVLSAIKRIKSVISVTRMMG
- a CDS encoding proline--tRNA ligase, with translation MYYSKMLLPTLKETPAEAETVSHQLLLRAGMIRKLTSGIYDYLPLGLMVLRKVEAIVREEMNCAGAQELLLPAVQPAELWQESGRWQIYGKELLRFQDRHDRDYCFGPTHEEVITDLVRREVHSYRQLPLNLYQIQTKFRDEIRPRFGLIRGREFIMKDGYSFDIDEAGADQTYRAMYDAYTRIFSRCGLRFKTVEADSGPIGGSFSHEFMVLAETGEDVVVSCTACAYAANLEKAEILPTESSLPVEPLLPLEKVHTPGVRSVSEVADFLQTTPDRVLKTMIYQTDEGAVAVLLRGDHEVNEVKLKNFLQVSELFLAPEEVIRQETNAAVGFAGPVGLNLPIYADYGLGSAVNLVAGANENDYHIINVNFDRDLVVKGFADLRQASNSDPCPRCGAALEFLRGIEVGHVFKLGYKYSKALKATFLDDQGREQYMFMGCYGIGVSRIVAAAIEQNHDLDGIIFPMPLAPFQVLLVPIAANDVDTMAVASRLYQEIRAAGIEVLFDDRNERPGIKFKDGDLLGIPVRVVLGPKTLAQGAAEVRQRRSRAVQLIPLASLVAYLQDHIQAEMIRPT
- a CDS encoding ribonuclease H-like domain-containing protein; translation: MHTWEDFLKAGKVRGLSPLRLEMLQKELASSLKHLENPDYFGRRLPFAEHWRLFEQYRPQTAYLDIETIGSTWPHLSVTVIGLYDGRGFRQFILGENLADFPEVIRNYQILVTFNGSQFDLPVLATFFNGWRFQQTQIDLRFVLARLGIKGGLKRIERQFGLERPLDVAGLDGYDAVLLWQRYQRGDQSALETLRRYNREDVINLERLMERAYELSCQRVLAPLAQ
- a CDS encoding TIGR03790 family protein is translated as MQTIAILALFIWAGLLFSPTPVPALAPEDLIIVYNRNLPESKAVASYYADKRRVPAENLLAVDVPPGENFIRDDYERQLAEPVRRKVQQFQTGGRHPAILLVYGIPLRVDDLLFSHWFNLDQEFLTLAQTKAQELVNLCWRLTNQLDVLLGEAKLPAGETPPPSEVVRHTRETVERAGQFLQKKPVRRGFDLKRTNIAAQMIKLTGSEPEFEAFRQKALRQGKGAHVSLPPQFHHYVLLKTGQEEAGFRGVLPETALELAPSIRHTNGLLGELQFWEQVIHIYQNPQTKAAVDSELALVLAGPYQIAQWLPNPLQARYDRLPFIRGIRDATLMVGRLDGPSPEIAKRLVDDALAVEQTGLSGTFYIDARGLPDKPDSGGYGRFDGHLRNLYDILKEQTSLPVVLDNKPTLFPQGSCPQAALYCGWYSLREYVDAFTWKQGAVAFHVASSECTTLRRHGSNVWCKRLLEKGVAATLGPVAEPYLNSFPLPDDFFPLLLTGKLPLLEVYFRTIPYLSWRQVLIGDPLYNPFREKPVLQTGISLQ
- a CDS encoding DUF2905 domain-containing protein → MSGLGKTLILFGLILAGIGLILIIAPKIPWLGKLPGDITIEREKFTLYFPLGTCIVVSIILTLLFSLFRR
- the scpB gene encoding methylmalonyl-CoA decarboxylase; amino-acid sequence: MSLVIQEVRNAIGIITFDNYDRRNALSKAFIADIMTAMNSLLYEEVRVIIFRAHPGAKVWSAGHDIMELERPGRDPLGYYDPLEKIIRAIQNCPTPVIALIEGGVWGGACELACICDILIGGPNASFTITPSRFGIPYNPSGILHLINRCGLGAAKEMFFTAQSVNAERALRLGILNHLVAATELEDFTYDLAGAIARNSPLSVSVIKEQLRIFSNALALNPETFERIQGLRRLVWDSEDYIEGKKAFLEKRAPIFKGE